The Rhodocytophaga rosea genome has a segment encoding these proteins:
- a CDS encoding xanthine dehydrogenase family protein molybdopterin-binding subunit, producing the protein MSEVKNVGQAINRIDGILKVTGTATYATDYILKNAAHAVIFKSTIAAGKITEMDTTDAEKSAGVLAVITHKNVPKLNAKGGIRGGALLQNPDIEFYGQHIGVVVAETFEQARYAAKLVKVKYEKGEAKVDFAKHAKEAVLPKEEEKADAVRGDVESAFNTAEFKVEAVYETPIEHHHPMEPHSTIAFWEGEKVTLYNGSQIVNGAQTAAAVTLNIKPENVRIVTPHIGGGFGSKGGQWANLVLTAVAAKTVNRPVKLALTRQQMFNSVGLRQKNHQKIRLAATKDGKLTALAHETTTHSAINNEFVEPCGDCSKVMYETPNSLISYRVVPMNIILPTYTRGPGKSTGSFALESAMDELAYQLKIDPIEFRIKNEPAKDPSNGKPWSSRTTVQCLQEGAKAFGWDKRKMEPRQQEQGEYLIGYGVACGSYPARQRDTSALVKLTRKGSDVKATVELAASDLGTGTHTIIAQTASDALGIPIKNIIVHIGDSSLPPAAGSVGSVGAASFANAVNDACNKITDELLARSGKQFLVRPTAAALMISENIAEFQTRMDAKPPADADQYSAHSFNANFAEVWVNKYTGMVRVHRFLAVTGAGKILNPKTARSQIIGGCVWGIGMALTEESILDPRWGNFVTRSLAEYHVPSNLDIGKIETIFINEIDTKPNTLGVKGIGEVGIVGVAGAVANAIFNASGKRVRELPITPDKLL; encoded by the coding sequence ATGAGTGAAGTGAAGAATGTCGGTCAGGCCATAAACCGCATAGACGGCATATTGAAAGTAACCGGAACTGCTACTTATGCCACAGATTATATTCTCAAAAATGCAGCACATGCCGTTATTTTTAAGAGTACCATCGCCGCAGGGAAGATCACAGAAATGGATACAACGGACGCAGAAAAATCAGCTGGTGTGTTGGCTGTGATTACGCATAAAAATGTACCCAAATTAAATGCGAAAGGCGGCATCCGGGGAGGAGCTTTATTGCAAAATCCGGATATTGAATTTTATGGCCAGCATATTGGTGTAGTGGTTGCCGAAACTTTTGAGCAAGCCCGTTATGCAGCGAAACTTGTGAAAGTGAAGTATGAAAAAGGGGAAGCGAAAGTCGATTTTGCAAAACATGCCAAAGAAGCAGTTTTGCCTAAAGAAGAAGAAAAAGCTGATGCCGTTCGTGGGGATGTAGAAAGTGCTTTCAATACTGCGGAGTTTAAAGTGGAAGCTGTGTATGAAACGCCGATTGAACATCATCATCCGATGGAACCTCACTCGACCATTGCTTTCTGGGAAGGGGAAAAAGTGACTTTGTATAATGGATCTCAGATTGTGAATGGGGCACAAACTGCCGCAGCAGTAACGCTCAACATAAAACCTGAAAATGTCCGCATTGTTACGCCGCATATTGGCGGAGGATTTGGGTCAAAAGGGGGACAATGGGCAAACCTAGTGCTTACAGCTGTGGCAGCTAAAACAGTGAACCGTCCGGTTAAATTAGCACTCACCCGTCAGCAAATGTTCAATTCAGTGGGACTTCGCCAGAAAAATCACCAGAAAATCCGGCTGGCGGCAACCAAAGATGGTAAACTAACTGCCCTGGCACACGAAACAACGACGCATAGTGCCATTAATAATGAGTTTGTGGAACCATGTGGCGACTGTTCAAAAGTGATGTATGAGACGCCTAATTCTCTCATTTCTTACCGGGTAGTTCCCATGAACATCATTTTACCCACCTATACCCGTGGGCCAGGAAAGTCTACTGGCAGTTTTGCGCTCGAATCGGCTATGGATGAACTGGCCTATCAACTGAAAATAGATCCTATTGAATTCCGAATTAAAAACGAGCCTGCCAAAGATCCTTCCAATGGCAAACCCTGGTCATCACGCACTACCGTTCAGTGTTTACAGGAAGGTGCCAAAGCATTTGGGTGGGACAAACGCAAAATGGAACCACGGCAACAGGAGCAGGGAGAATATTTAATTGGCTATGGGGTGGCTTGTGGATCTTATCCTGCCCGGCAACGGGATACTTCGGCCCTGGTAAAATTAACTCGCAAAGGCAGCGACGTAAAAGCCACTGTTGAACTGGCTGCCTCCGACCTGGGAACCGGTACACATACCATTATTGCACAAACTGCCTCCGATGCATTGGGTATACCTATCAAAAATATAATAGTACATATTGGAGACTCCTCCTTACCTCCAGCCGCTGGTTCGGTGGGATCAGTAGGAGCCGCCAGTTTTGCCAATGCGGTAAATGATGCCTGCAATAAAATTACTGATGAGCTACTAGCCAGATCCGGCAAACAATTTCTGGTTAGGCCGACGGCTGCCGCTTTGATGATTTCTGAAAATATTGCCGAATTTCAGACCAGGATGGATGCCAAACCACCTGCAGATGCCGATCAATATTCTGCCCATAGTTTTAATGCTAATTTTGCGGAAGTATGGGTGAACAAATATACTGGAATGGTGCGGGTTCACCGTTTTCTGGCGGTAACTGGTGCTGGAAAGATATTGAACCCAAAAACCGCTCGTTCACAAATTATCGGGGGATGTGTTTGGGGCATAGGAATGGCACTCACCGAAGAATCGATACTCGATCCACGATGGGGAAATTTTGTTACCCGTTCCCTGGCGGAATACCACGTTCCCTCCAATCTGGATATTGGAAAAATTGAAACTATTTTTATTAATGAAATAGACACTAAACCAAATACGCTGGGTGTAAAAGGTATCGGTGAAGTAGGCATTGTAGGCGTAGCAGGAGCGGTGGCAAATGCTATTTTTAATGCAAGTGGAAAACGGGTTCGTGAATTGCCTATTACTCCTGATAAGTTATTGTAA
- a CDS encoding SgcJ/EcaC family oxidoreductase has product MKIIVMVFALIITATVHAQTQSDTMAIQAILQEEVFSWNKGDAQTYSRHFAEDGTFTNIMGMFYTGHKNFLERHEQIFKGVFNKTTIDQKVVSLQFLGPDAAIVETLTWVSGFSKTSSLPGIKLDEKGRLYTRLLQVMVKEPEGWKITAYHNVDLKPGIPVPEAK; this is encoded by the coding sequence ATGAAAATAATTGTTATGGTATTTGCTCTGATCATTACTGCAACAGTACATGCACAAACCCAGTCAGATACTATGGCTATTCAGGCTATTCTGCAAGAAGAGGTATTCTCATGGAACAAGGGCGATGCGCAAACTTACTCACGGCATTTTGCAGAGGATGGCACGTTTACCAATATTATGGGCATGTTTTATACCGGACATAAAAACTTTCTGGAAAGACACGAGCAGATTTTTAAAGGCGTATTTAATAAAACCACTATTGACCAGAAGGTTGTCTCTCTGCAATTCTTAGGTCCGGATGCGGCCATTGTGGAAACACTTACATGGGTTTCCGGCTTTTCAAAAACAAGCTCACTGCCAGGTATCAAACTTGATGAAAAAGGTCGCTTATATACCCGGCTGTTGCAAGTGATGGTAAAGGAGCCAGAAGGATGGAAAATCACCGCTTATCATAATGTAGATTTGAAGCCTGGCATACCTGTACCAGAAGCTAAATAG
- a CDS encoding FAD binding domain-containing protein — MRPFTYTPTSTVPAATQKLKANPNAKYLAGGTNLLDLMKEDVEKPTELIDITRLALTEVKTIITGVNKGGITIGALGKNTDTANHPLIRQNFPLLTQSILAGASAQIRNMASNGGNLNQRTRCPYFYETSMPCNKREPGTGCGALEGINRMHAIFGWSEACVAVHPSDMCVALAALDAVVKVQGADGKERSIPFTDYHRLPGDSPQKDNNLNPGELITSIEIPKNNFANTSYYLKVRDRASYAFALISVAAGVELEGTRIKQAKIALGGVAHKPWRALEAEKFLVGKEATEANFKQAAELEMKSAKPLEHNEFKIELGKRAITRALMQAMTGGKA; from the coding sequence ATGAGACCTTTTACTTATACGCCCACAAGCACTGTACCTGCTGCCACCCAAAAGCTGAAAGCAAATCCCAATGCAAAATACCTGGCAGGCGGCACAAACCTGCTTGATCTGATGAAGGAAGATGTAGAAAAACCCACTGAACTGATAGATATTACCCGGCTGGCACTGACTGAGGTGAAAACAATCATAACTGGTGTAAATAAAGGAGGTATAACGATCGGTGCCTTAGGTAAAAATACAGACACAGCCAATCATCCTTTAATCCGGCAGAACTTTCCACTACTTACGCAATCTATACTGGCCGGTGCCTCTGCCCAGATCAGGAATATGGCATCTAATGGTGGGAATCTGAATCAGCGTACCCGTTGCCCTTATTTTTACGAAACCTCTATGCCTTGCAACAAGCGTGAACCAGGAACCGGATGTGGCGCCCTTGAAGGCATCAACCGGATGCATGCTATTTTTGGCTGGTCCGAAGCTTGTGTAGCGGTTCACCCCTCGGATATGTGTGTGGCGCTGGCAGCTCTGGATGCTGTGGTGAAAGTGCAAGGTGCAGATGGAAAAGAACGGAGCATTCCTTTTACTGACTATCATCGCTTGCCTGGAGATTCACCCCAGAAAGACAATAATCTGAATCCTGGTGAGCTGATTACGTCCATTGAAATTCCAAAAAATAATTTTGCCAATACCTCTTATTACCTGAAAGTACGGGATCGGGCTAGTTATGCCTTTGCGCTTATTTCTGTAGCTGCCGGCGTAGAGTTGGAAGGTACCCGCATTAAGCAAGCTAAAATAGCCTTGGGTGGAGTGGCTCATAAACCCTGGCGAGCCCTGGAAGCCGAAAAATTCCTGGTTGGCAAAGAAGCTACTGAAGCCAATTTTAAACAGGCGGCTGAACTGGAAATGAAAAGTGCAAAACCACTGGAACACAACGAATTTAAAATTGAACTGGGCAAGCGTGCTATAACCAGAGCTTTAATGCAGGCTATGACCGGAGGAAAAGCGTAA
- a CDS encoding DUF3347 domain-containing protein: MKTNYKWILALYTAFSVSLAACNETKKEDSSTAETASQTEEKTTQIKPAVETSEAFKGQIDGIATDYLATKDALVASDSAQTNSKVSTLLEKISKLDAASLSPEVQQKWQTHQQSLQKAAQQVQSAQGLEAKRTAFEDLSTNIYQLVTDFGTTSTLYKQYCPMALNDKGAYWLSAQSDIKNPYFGDAMLTCGEVQETLTFAK, from the coding sequence ATGAAAACAAATTATAAATGGATACTCGCTTTATATACAGCTTTTAGCGTATCTCTTGCCGCCTGCAATGAAACCAAAAAAGAAGATAGTTCTACTGCGGAAACAGCAAGCCAGACAGAGGAAAAAACAACTCAGATAAAACCGGCTGTCGAAACTTCTGAAGCTTTCAAAGGTCAGATAGATGGGATAGCAACAGATTACCTGGCCACAAAAGATGCACTGGTAGCTTCCGATTCGGCACAAACAAACTCAAAAGTAAGTACCCTGCTTGAAAAAATAAGCAAGCTAGACGCAGCCTCTTTATCGCCTGAAGTACAGCAGAAATGGCAAACACATCAGCAATCTCTGCAAAAAGCCGCACAGCAGGTACAAAGCGCTCAGGGACTGGAAGCTAAAAGAACTGCTTTTGAGGATTTATCCACTAATATATATCAGTTGGTAACTGATTTTGGTACTACCTCTACCCTCTACAAACAATATTGTCCGATGGCGCTGAATGATAAAGGTGCTTACTGGCTAAGCGCCCAGAGTGACATAAAAAATCCTTATTTCGGAGATGCCATGCTTACCTGCGGAGAAGTACAGGAAACGCTGACCTTTGCCAAGTAG
- a CDS encoding 2Fe-2S iron-sulfur cluster-binding protein, whose product MTEENQNEGLTEDEKALLSEILSEDSSNLSEFGESRRNFLKQLTMAGGGILAFELFGGQELLASPATQPFTESIENAVTLSFKVNGAKKSLSLDSRMTLLDTLREKLQLTGSKKGCDHGQCGACTVMVDGKRVLSCLTLAASCTDKSVTTIEGLAKDGELHPMQTAFLKHDGFQCGYCTPGQICSAVALLSEAKNGEASYVTANVQTSKGAVSLSEEEIRERMSGNICRCGAYPNIVDAIREVHTGKGVAQNWQFVDDNQASNTSDLPKNDNK is encoded by the coding sequence ATGACAGAAGAGAATCAAAACGAGGGACTCACCGAAGACGAAAAAGCATTACTTTCAGAAATCTTATCAGAAGATTCATCAAACCTTTCGGAGTTTGGAGAATCCAGGCGGAATTTTCTGAAACAACTCACCATGGCAGGTGGTGGTATTCTGGCCTTTGAGTTATTTGGGGGACAAGAACTACTTGCCAGCCCAGCTACTCAACCATTTACAGAAAGTATAGAAAATGCCGTTACCCTTTCATTTAAAGTAAATGGTGCAAAAAAATCTCTTTCCCTGGATTCCAGAATGACTTTACTGGATACCCTTCGTGAAAAGTTACAATTAACCGGTTCAAAAAAAGGATGTGACCATGGACAATGTGGTGCCTGTACTGTAATGGTAGATGGTAAACGGGTGCTTTCATGTCTTACGCTGGCAGCAAGTTGTACGGATAAATCGGTTACTACCATAGAAGGCTTAGCCAAAGACGGCGAATTACATCCGATGCAGACCGCTTTCCTCAAACACGATGGTTTTCAATGCGGCTATTGCACCCCTGGCCAGATTTGCTCAGCCGTAGCTCTACTCAGTGAGGCAAAAAATGGAGAAGCCAGCTATGTAACAGCCAATGTTCAAACGAGTAAAGGGGCCGTTAGTCTGTCAGAGGAGGAGATCCGGGAAAGAATGTCGGGGAATATTTGCCGTTGCGGGGCGTATCCTAACATTGTAGATGCCATCCGCGAAGTACATACTGGCAAAGGAGTAGCCCAAAACTGGCAATTTGTGGATGACAATCAAGCAAGCAACACCTCTGATCTACCCAAAAACGACAACAAATGA
- a CDS encoding hemolysin family protein produces the protein MELLIILLLILLNGVFAMSEIAIVSARKAKLEIEAKKGDKPSQLALEIAESPNRFLSTVQIGITLIGILNGVFGGASITEDIQAFLNGYPLAQPYSESIAVGVVVLIITYFSLVLGELIPKRIGLAYAESIARIVAQPMNILSRVTAPFIWLLGSSSTLILNLFRIRTDQETPITEEEIRALVVEGTTHGSIEEIEQDIVERVFNLGDKKIGSLMTPRQDIVWLDILDEFSELKTKIIQGKHAVFLVCENQLDQVLGIVYVKDLLPAYLENQVIDLASYIKPVLFVPEISKAYDVLEKFKANKIHFGAVLDEYGVVIGIVTMNDIVNSIVGGISTANEFEYEIKKREDDSYLIDGQLPFDEFLDRFNIEKVDTEAYEGFHTLAGFILNQLKHIPTTGEQFKFDNFKFEIIDMDGHRIDKVLVKIDKGNS, from the coding sequence ATGGAGTTATTGATTATTTTACTGCTGATTCTGCTGAATGGTGTTTTCGCCATGTCTGAAATCGCTATTGTGTCTGCCAGAAAAGCAAAACTGGAAATAGAAGCAAAAAAAGGAGATAAACCATCCCAGTTAGCCCTTGAAATAGCAGAATCTCCTAACCGCTTTCTTTCCACCGTACAAATTGGCATTACCCTGATCGGTATTTTAAATGGTGTGTTTGGAGGCGCAAGTATTACAGAGGATATACAAGCTTTTCTGAATGGGTACCCGCTTGCACAACCTTATAGTGAAAGTATTGCTGTTGGAGTAGTGGTACTAATCATTACTTATTTTTCCCTGGTGTTAGGAGAACTTATACCTAAAAGGATAGGGTTGGCTTACGCGGAAAGTATTGCAAGAATCGTGGCTCAGCCTATGAACATTCTTTCCAGGGTTACTGCGCCATTTATCTGGTTACTGGGTTCATCCTCTACTTTAATTTTGAACTTGTTCCGCATCCGGACAGATCAGGAAACTCCAATTACCGAAGAGGAAATCAGAGCATTGGTAGTGGAAGGAACTACGCATGGGTCTATAGAAGAGATTGAACAGGATATTGTGGAAAGGGTATTTAACCTGGGAGATAAAAAAATAGGTTCACTCATGACACCCAGGCAGGATATTGTCTGGCTGGATATCCTGGATGAGTTTTCTGAGTTAAAAACTAAAATTATTCAGGGGAAACATGCCGTTTTTCTGGTGTGCGAAAATCAGCTCGATCAGGTGCTGGGAATTGTATATGTGAAAGATCTGCTGCCAGCCTATCTGGAAAACCAGGTGATTGACCTTGCTTCGTATATTAAACCAGTATTGTTTGTTCCGGAAATAAGCAAAGCCTATGATGTGCTGGAAAAGTTTAAAGCTAATAAAATTCATTTTGGGGCGGTTTTAGATGAATATGGGGTAGTTATAGGAATCGTCACGATGAATGATATTGTCAATTCTATCGTAGGAGGCATTTCTACAGCGAATGAATTTGAATATGAGATCAAAAAGCGCGAAGATGATAGTTACCTGATCGATGGACAGTTACCCTTTGATGAATTTTTAGACCGTTTTAATATAGAGAAAGTGGATACAGAAGCCTATGAAGGTTTTCATACGCTGGCAGGTTTTATATTGAACCAATTAAAACATATCCCCACTACGGGAGAACAATTTAAATTCGATAATTTTAAATTTGAGATCATCGATATGGACGGCCATCGGATAGACAAAGTACTGGTTAAAATAGATAAAGGCAATTCTTAA
- a CDS encoding Na+/H+ antiporter, whose protein sequence is MHSLLIQYVFLILIILALVMIANKLRLAYPIVLVIGGLALSFTSAFSHVTIDPELVFFLFLPPLLYEAAWQTSWKEFWRWRRVITSFAFPIVILTSCVIAFVSSAFIPGFTLALGFLLGGIISPPDAISATTIMRGVKVSKSLVSIVEGESLLNDASSLIVFRFALATIVTGQFHFREAATSFVLVVCMGILIGLLVGLIFYAIHRWLPTTTSIEIVLMLITPYCMYYSAEHFHFSGVLAVVSGGLFLSSKRQHMLTYQSRIQGITVWTNLVFVLNGLIFLLIGLQLPSITQQLGDISIASAIEYGLGISLVLIFTRLLCTFGASYFTRFMSRFITVADDNPGWRGPFVLGWAGMRGVVSLAAALSIPLLIDEGQPFPYRNLILFITFIVILVTLVFQGLTLPWVIRKVRPEDKYSPIPEHKQERIIQKKMAQASLQLLEEKYSEERVKNEHVNNLFARLQIDLNFFQQDSEESNHAIQNTLTSFQRIYLDLLEQQRKLLYQMNRHSEFDEELIRKYLSLIDIEEFKLREKLAHEVEPT, encoded by the coding sequence ATGCATAGCCTGCTCATTCAATATGTTTTCCTCATTTTAATTATTCTGGCGCTGGTGATGATCGCCAATAAACTCCGGCTGGCTTATCCCATTGTATTGGTAATAGGCGGACTTGCGCTTAGTTTCACATCTGCATTTTCGCATGTAACGATTGATCCGGAGCTGGTTTTTTTTCTTTTTCTTCCACCCCTTCTCTATGAAGCAGCCTGGCAAACCTCCTGGAAAGAATTCTGGAGATGGCGGCGGGTTATTACCAGTTTTGCTTTTCCCATTGTTATCCTTACCTCCTGTGTCATTGCCTTTGTATCCAGTGCCTTTATTCCGGGCTTCACATTGGCATTAGGCTTTCTGTTAGGTGGCATTATTTCTCCTCCCGATGCTATTTCTGCTACTACGATTATGCGGGGGGTAAAAGTATCTAAGTCTCTGGTGAGCATTGTGGAAGGGGAAAGCCTGCTTAATGATGCCTCCTCCCTGATTGTGTTTCGTTTTGCTCTGGCAACTATAGTTACCGGGCAGTTCCACTTTCGAGAGGCGGCTACCAGTTTTGTACTTGTCGTTTGTATGGGTATATTGATTGGGTTGCTGGTTGGGTTGATCTTCTATGCTATACATCGCTGGTTACCTACAACTACCAGTATAGAAATTGTTCTAATGCTGATCACTCCTTATTGTATGTATTATTCAGCAGAGCACTTTCACTTTTCGGGGGTACTGGCAGTAGTAAGCGGCGGCCTTTTTTTATCCAGTAAACGGCAGCATATGCTTACTTATCAGAGCCGGATTCAGGGAATAACGGTGTGGACCAACCTGGTTTTTGTATTGAACGGACTGATTTTTTTGCTTATCGGACTTCAATTGCCTTCCATTACCCAGCAACTCGGAGATATTAGTATAGCCAGTGCCATCGAATATGGGCTGGGTATCTCTCTGGTACTGATTTTCACCAGACTTCTCTGCACATTTGGTGCTTCTTATTTTACAAGGTTTATGAGCCGTTTTATTACTGTAGCAGACGACAATCCAGGATGGAGAGGCCCTTTTGTGCTTGGATGGGCAGGTATGCGTGGGGTGGTATCTCTGGCAGCAGCACTTTCTATCCCTCTACTTATCGATGAAGGACAGCCTTTTCCTTATCGCAACCTGATTCTCTTCATTACCTTTATCGTCATTCTGGTTACCCTGGTTTTTCAAGGATTAACTCTTCCCTGGGTAATCCGGAAAGTAAGGCCTGAAGATAAGTACTCACCAATTCCGGAACACAAGCAGGAACGCATTATTCAGAAAAAAATGGCTCAGGCATCCCTTCAACTTCTGGAAGAGAAATACAGCGAGGAACGGGTGAAAAACGAACATGTAAATAATTTGTTTGCAAGGCTGCAAATAGACCTGAATTTTTTTCAACAAGATTCTGAAGAATCAAACCATGCTATTCAAAATACCCTTACTAGTTTTCAGCGCATTTATTTAGACCTGTTAGAGCAGCAGCGAAAGCTACTTTACCAGATGAACCGGCATTCTGAATTTGACGAGGAACTGATCCGGAAATACCTGTCACTCATTGATATTGAAGAGTTTAAGCTCCGGGAAAAATTAGCGCATGAAGTTGAACCTACTTAA
- a CDS encoding radical SAM protein: MRNQQKKAESDQELNVFRQQKWQLYMPVPHKPWFIEGKQYLLRPGLTFTPFANAVACNAHCAFCSEELLRDQHHQLTAKQLIRDYPSYFSRLQEVLAAFKGFPLGLSVSGLEPTADRKWLLHLLETIQQAEKTGVIFDEKVIYTNGSGLSTHPDLIQALLQNRFDRIELSRCHFDETVNQQIMRFNRNQPVWRNAAFEKLVSDLPQAVHLKLSCILTKTGIRDIISLEKYLQWVARLGVKEVVFREMSRLNGTYQLNTFSAWVEKNRVPIEPLLSEVVPILSRPRTGWQYAYSTFGYYYYNEHFRWNDQIEVIFETSSYEALQAANTSQVIQKLVFHSNGNLTGDWDPNAKLVMPADKSVLI, encoded by the coding sequence ATGCGTAACCAACAAAAGAAAGCAGAAAGCGATCAGGAATTAAATGTATTTCGCCAACAAAAGTGGCAACTATATATGCCTGTTCCGCACAAGCCATGGTTTATTGAAGGAAAACAATACTTGCTACGGCCCGGCTTAACGTTTACGCCCTTTGCAAATGCCGTTGCCTGTAATGCACATTGTGCCTTTTGTTCTGAAGAACTTTTACGGGACCAGCATCACCAGCTCACAGCCAAACAACTCATCCGGGATTATCCTTCGTATTTCAGCCGCTTGCAGGAAGTTTTAGCCGCTTTTAAGGGTTTTCCTTTGGGGCTTAGCGTATCCGGATTAGAGCCAACAGCAGACAGAAAATGGTTGCTACACCTGCTTGAAACCATTCAACAGGCCGAAAAAACAGGCGTGATTTTCGACGAAAAAGTGATATATACCAACGGCTCGGGTTTAAGCACCCATCCAGATTTGATACAGGCATTGCTACAAAACCGGTTTGACCGCATTGAATTGTCCCGTTGCCATTTTGATGAAACAGTTAACCAGCAGATCATGCGTTTTAACCGCAACCAGCCTGTCTGGCGAAATGCTGCCTTTGAAAAACTCGTTTCTGATCTTCCTCAGGCTGTACACCTGAAACTATCCTGCATTCTTACCAAAACTGGCATTCGTGATATAATCAGTCTGGAAAAATACCTGCAATGGGTAGCTAGATTGGGTGTAAAAGAAGTGGTGTTCCGGGAAATGAGCCGCTTAAACGGCACCTATCAACTCAATACCTTTAGTGCATGGGTTGAAAAAAACCGGGTTCCCATTGAGCCCTTATTAAGTGAAGTAGTTCCTATACTTTCCAGACCGAGAACTGGCTGGCAGTATGCCTATAGTACTTTCGGATATTATTATTATAATGAGCATTTCAGGTGGAATGATCAGATTGAGGTTATTTTTGAAACGTCAAGTTATGAAGCTTTACAGGCAGCCAATACCTCCCAGGTAATCCAAAAGCTGGTATTTCATTCCAATGGCAACCTTACCGGCGACTGGGACCCTAATGCAAAACTCGTGATGCCTGCTGATAAAAGCGTTCTGATATGA